In Oncorhynchus masou masou isolate Uvic2021 chromosome 11, UVic_Omas_1.1, whole genome shotgun sequence, the genomic stretch TTTATCTGTTGCAGCAAGATGGCTTTTGGATCTACTCAGAGTACTGCAACAACCACGTGGATGCCTGCATGGAGCTCTCTCGGCTGATGAAGGATGGCCGCTATCAGCATTTCTTTGAGGCGTGTCGCCTGGTGCAGCAGATGATTGACATCGCCATTGATGGCTTCCTGCTCACGCCTGTCCAGAAGATCTGCAAGTACCCTCTGCAGCTGGCAGAGCTTCTCAAGTACACTGTCCAGGAGCACAGGTACCTGTCCCTTAGTCTCAATGTCACATCAAATATTTACATTCACCTCTGTGTCATGATGAAGCATTGTTTATACTGATAAAGATCCTGCTGGAATGATTGGTATTTTATGCTCTCAGGTTAATTGGCCAGTATGAGACTTGAGGATCTTTCATTAATATGTGAGGATCCTAGACGTGGATGCTAAACTTAAAGTATTGTTGTTTTGTGCAGTGAAGCTGTGATAGAGATGTGGCACGGTATGCATGCCTGACTATACAGTTCTTTTGTTGACCTATTCCTCCTACTTGGTCACCCCCACTATAACAttgtgtctcctcccctctcgtaGTGACTACCGTTACGTCGCTGCAGCGCTGGCTGTCATGCGGAACGTCACTCAGCAGATTAACGAGAGGAAGCGTCGCCTGGAAAACATTGACAAGATAGCACAGTGGCAGGCGTCTGTGCTGGACTGGGAGGTAGGACTGAGACAGGGTGACATGGCTGAGGAACTAACAAGTACTGTGGAAAACACATACAACAAGCCGTTTTTAGTTAATGATTTGGCTATGTCAACTCACTCCTTTGCTACTAGCATGTTTTGGTCAGAGTTTGAAACACAATGTATTTTACAATGCAAATATTTTGATAAGCTGTCACGTAGACCTTCTATGAAGGCTTAGAGGCAAGAAGTTGTTTCTTCCAAAGGAGAATATATCAATTGCTCCTTTTGGAGTATGTACTCTTTTGATAAAATAAGAAAACAGACTGTCAGATGCGGTGCATTTTGAAGCACTCCGTTTCATCGGGATGAAGTTAATCAGGAGTGAGAAAAGGAAGTATAAGGATCTGTGTTGCTAGACTCGAGCCTGTATTCAATGTGAGAGAGCTAGCATTAGCAGGCCACTCTGACCTAGTTGAAGAGTTTTTCCAGAGTTGCACAATCACTGAGGTACTGTAATTAtgtcaagcaaaaaaaaaaatcaaacccACCAGAGTTCTACTTTGTCACCGTCTATGTATTTGAGGAAGCGGAAGCCTGTCTTAAACAGAGGAAGCCTGTCTTACTAGTCAGTATCTTATCAGTCACTTTGCTAACGTCATAAGCATAAAAGGATTCCGTTTTCTTGACTATGTATCACAGACTGTGTTATTGATCCTGTTTAAATATCTAACCGTCTTGTATTTCTCTGTGTAGGGGGATGATATTCTAGACAGGAGTACAGAGCTGGTCTACACTGGGGAGATGTCATGGATCTACCAGCCATATGGGCGGAGTCAGACCAGGGTCTTCTTCCTGTTCGACCATCAGATGGTTCTGTGTAAAAAGGTAAGGTGGCCACATCTGGATCACAAATGCTATTTAATTGATCGGAACCAGTCTTGACACTCCCAGGTGTACATATTGCCTATGTAACCCCTCTCTTTAGCAGACAGAGTTGGCATGAATTTGTTTAGAATGTGATCAACCGGTCAGTTTGTTTGTTTGAATAAAACATGGCAGCAAAATCAGTACGTGTGTTTGTACCCTTAGTTACACTCCCAGGTTCAAGGCAAATGAAGGTCACTGCTTGAAAGAGTCAAGTCACCAGATGAATGTACCTAAGGGGTAATGATTTATTGTGTGAAACAGAAAGTCACAGGCTTGTATGAGAAAATGCTTAGCCTCACCACTGTGGTGACAAAGACACAGCTTAGGACATTATAACTGCCGTTTTTATGGCCGAACAGGCTTGTTTGATAGTAGTTTTTATGACAGCATTTCCTCTTTACTCCCCAATTCTGACTACTTGAGTCATATACACAAAACTTAAACTGTTAAAAAAAATAAGCATCTCAAGAAAAAAAGACACATTTACGAAGTTCTGAAATGCATCCAATAGCTCAACATGTGTTGAGAGATTCTCAAAGGTCATGCTAAGAAATTCTCAATTCATGAAGTGTTTAGTTCTTAAACCCACAATCAATCCCATGAATTAGGCCGATTAGTAGGAGTCTTCGTAAAAGCTGTCAttcaataatatataatataataatataataatatatcccatttagcagacgcttttgtccaaagcgacttacaagtcggctggggccactactttttgcatatgggtggccccagcgggaatcgaacccacgacgcttggcgttgtaagcgccatgctctaccgactgagccacacaggacatttAGCTTGTGAGCATCTCATTGATGACTGTACTGTTGTAATCACTTTACCTGTATGACTGCAATGACAACTACCAACACAACTATCAAATGTGGTGGGTAGCTCACAAACATCTCAGAGGGAAATTCTGTGTGATATATTGTCACAGTGCAATTTGTAGTTTGAAATTAAAATGGTCAGGAACACTTCTTTAATTCAGCTCCTGAAAATTGACCCTGTGGTACTTGTTGTAACAGAACTGGATGGAGATTCGTTCCTGCTTGTCTGTGAGGTCTTACCTTTTATCTCCATCCCCTCAGCACTGTGATTGATTCCTGCTCCTGAGGTGGATGACaacagtgttgtaacataaggccGTCATGTCCAAAGGGGAGCTAGAGGAAGCTGACAggcttacagtacagtacacagggCTGTTGTGTCTCTGAGTTTACTGCTACCGCTGGGACATGTGTGACACAAGCTCTCTGAGGGGACAGGAATATATAGTACGCAGCAGAAACATCACTAATGGGGATGGGACACCTGGAATCAGGAGCAGCTGTTTACAGCAAAGTGCATTATTCATCAGGGTGATTGCATGGAACCCTGTCTACCACAGGGAAATTGATAGGCTGCAATTAGTAAAAATGTACTTATTTCTTCCTGGCTGCCAGGAATTCAAGCCTTTTCATTTCCTACCTGTCTGTTACCTGGGTTTTGCAGTGTCTCACTATTGTTCAAAGCACTGGTGTAGATAATTCAAAGTAAATTAGAATCCACTCTACTTTATTTTTCCCTTCCACTCCTCACTCCCTTACTTTTCCCTCAGGACTTAATTCGACGAGACATCCTGTACTACAAGGGCCGCATGGATATGGACAGGTACAATTTAGTTGATGCTGTGGATGGGCGAGATGATGACTTCAATGTGAGTGTGAAGAATGCGTTCAAGCTGAGTAATAAGGACTCCGACGAGATCCACATCTTCCTGGCCAAGAAGCTGGAGGAGAAACTTCGCTGGCTAAAAGCTTTTCACGAAGAACGCAAGATGGTGCAAGAGGATGAAAAAATAGGTGTGTATGTGAAAGAAATGTTAATTTGTACAACAAATTTAAAATGGTGAATGAATATAACATTTCTTTATATTTTTCAGGGTTTGAGATATCAGAGTATCAGAAGCGACAAGCAGCGATGACAGTGCGAAGAATGACCAAGCAAAAAGGTAAATGCATACTTTCCCAAATTAGTTAACTAACAGTTTTTGTTTTTAGTCCATCTATAGtgcatctctctcctccttaatatctctctcctcccatgtgtaggcCATAGATCTGTGCCCCCTGGATACCCCCCTCCTATGGACCCCATGAATCCAGGACAGTACTTGGTAGGAGACGGCATGGAACAATCAGAATTTGAATTCCCTGAACCTGAAAGGTGCAAGTCTCCCTTCTGGCAGAGCTTCAGCAGGTTAACTCCCTTTAGGAAATAGAGAAGAGATATATTTTAGAAAGATATTTTTTTGAGAAGCGCCATTGTATTTCAATTGTGACTCTTAAGGGAAAGCTGAACACGAGTATTTGGATTGTCAAACATTTAGCTTGTGAGCATCTCATTGATGACTGTACTGTTGTAATCACTTTACCTGTATGACTGCAATGACAACTACCAACACAACTACCACAGCGAATGACACACCTTTGGAACCTGAGAGAAACCAAAACACCTTCCTATCTCTTGATCTGTGAGAATATTTTTGTGACCTCTACTAATCCTTGGACAATGGAAAAGGGAACCGTGAGTTTCAAGGAAAAACTAACAGAACATTTGTGTCCACATTTAAAACTGAGGAAGCACTAGTCATACATTGATCTTTATGCCAAATCTGGTTGTGTCCTACAGTTCACTGTGACCTTAATGGGCATTttatgagttttttttttttttttcaagtaaAATGTTGGCCAGATTCATCAGTCTTGTATTGTTTTTGAGTATTTATTTCcattttatttttgttcatttaAAATGCATGATGAAGTCCATTGTAGGTATTTATTGTGCAATTATATTCTTACTGTTCAAAGGGAAAAGAGAATCCGCATCATCAACTTCAGTGTGACTCATTCCAATACATCTTATATTGTTGACAGGGTATATatgttgtatatatttttattacatGTAGGTACTTAAGTCTGATAGGAATATCATCTCGTGGTGTTCTCTTAAATAGTCATTCACACTGATTTTACAAAACCAGGATGGTAGTTTGAGACATGATATTACAGTAGGCTATATTCAGCTATCATTGCATAGTGCTTTCTTTTCCACCGGGCACCTCagtcattgtagaataatatgtGGTTATAGTTGCACTTACCTAAGATCCATCTGTGATTTCATCAGGTAGAAGAGTCTGCACGAATGCCTTTCAACCACCCAAGTCATTTAACAAAGATTGTGATCGCATAAGTTTCAGAAATTAAAAGGCCTACCATAAAATTATTTGACGATAGTTCCATAAATGACCATGGTTAAATCCCTATTCATTGGCTTTATTTTCATGTGATATTCATTCTTGATAGTGAAAGAATACCACTTTAAGGTAGCCAAACTACAGTTAAAACATCTTGGTAGTCTTTTTCCTGTGGTGGCTTTCATAGTGCCAGCACAATGTTATGACATGACTGATTTTACGCCTGTCATTGCAGGTTAAATCCTTCGCTTGCTCTGCCACCAGGCTTAGATGAAGCAGAAGATGGGGAACATTTCAGGGGGATTCCAGTGTGTTGTTTTTTTAGGCATTATGATGGCTACTTCAACAACAAAGTTATACCAGAATTTCACATGAAAAATGCAAAGGAAATGCTGGTGGTCAAGCTTGTTATCTATATTTGTATTCAAAGGGTGAAAACAATTTTTAAAAGGATATTTATTTATATGCCTAAAAAATCAACAAGGATTTAATACAGTATAAAAGCGCAATATGAAAGTGTGCAGTAATATTGAAGGAAAAAAACACTTTAAATATTAAGGCATTTTCTCTTGATGAACTGATATGGAGCATTcatacatttattttaaaaagTGCATTTTCTAATGAAAACAAATGCTTAAATATCTGAATTGATaagttgtttaatttcatttttGGTTTTATTGATAATTATGGATGATTTATCATTAATTTTGTGACTATGGCTTGGAATAAATCAAAATGCGTTAACATGATTGTTTCCTTCTTAATAATTTAAGTTGTGCAGTACCCTGTTAGGTGTTAGATGTGCATTAACAAATTCTAATGAGAGGGATAACCACCAAGATAATCTAAAATCATTTCTCTCTGCCAGGTGTTTGTTTTCTTTTTCCTCAAATAATCACCATATCTCCttatctttccttcttaatgtacCAAAATACAGTCTAATGAAGCACACCAACCTGTAAGAGAAGTCATGTATAAGATCTACTATTAAAGAATTACCATTAATGTGTAAAGAAATCAATTTATTGTCTAAtgcaggtacagtgccttcggaaagtattcagactccttgactttttccacattttgttacgttacagccttattctaaatgtattaaattaaacaAAAATCCTCTAcagtcaacacacaataccccataatgacaaagcgaagataggtttttagaaatgtttgcacatgtatttattaaaaacaaaacggaaataccttatttccatacagtggggcaaaaaagtatttagtcagccaccaattgtgcaagttctcccacttaaaaagatgagagaagcctgtaatttatcataggtacacttcaactatgacagacaaaatgagatttttttttctccagaaaatcacatttttaatgaatttatttgcaaattatggtggaaaataactatttcgtcaataacaaaagtttatctcaatactttgttatataccctttgttggcaatgacagaggtcaaatgttttctgtaagtcttcacaaggttttcacacactgttgctggtattttggccaattcctccatgcagatctcctcttgagcagtgatgttttggggctgttgctgggcaacacggactttcaatccctccaaagattttctatggggttgagatctggagactgtctaggccactccaggaccttgaaatgcttcttacgaagccactccttcgttgcccgggcgttgtgtttgggatcattgtcatgctgaaagacccagccacgtttcatcttcaatgcccttgctcaaaatctcacgataaatggccccattcattctttcctttacacggatcagtcgtcctggtccttttgcagaaaaacagccccaaaatatgatgtttccacccccatgcttcacagtaggtatggtgttctttggatgcaactcagcattctttgtcctccaaacacgacgagttgagtttttaccaaaaagttctattttggtttcatctgaccatatgacattctcccaatcttcttctggatcatccaaatgctctctagcaaactttagacgggcctggacatgtactggcttaagcagggggacaagtctggcactgcaggatttgagtccctggtggcgtagtgtgttactgatggtaggctttgttactttggtcccagctctctgccgGTCATTcattaggtccccccgtgtggttctgggatttttgctcaccgctcttgggatcattttgaccccacgcgGTGAggtcttgcgtggagccccagatcgagggagattatcagtggtcttgtatgtcttccatttcctaataattgctcccacagttgatttcttcaaaccaagctgcttacctattgcagattcagtcttcccagcctggtgcaggtctacaattttgtttctggtgtcatttgacagctctttggtcttgtccatagtggagtttggagtgtgactgtttgaggttgtggacaggtgtcttttatactgataacaagttcaaacaggtgccattaatacaggtaacgagtggaggacagaggagcctcttaaagaagatgttacaggtctgtgagagccagaaatcttgcttgtttgtaggtgaccaaatacctattttccaccatattatgcatataaattcattaaaaatcctacaatgtgattttctggatttttttccccctcattttgtctgtcatagttgaagtgtacctatgatgaaaattacaggactctctcatctttttaagtgggagaacttgcacaattggtggctgactaaattattttttgccccactgtaagtattcagaccttttgctatgagactcgaaattgagctcaggtgcatcctgtttcaattgatcatccttgagatgtttctacaacttggagtccacctgtgatacattcaattgattggacatgatttggaaaggcacacacctgtctatataaggtaccGCAGTTGaaagtgtatgtcagagcaaaaaccaagctatgagttcaaaggaattgtctgtagagcgccGAGATAGGATTATGTggaggcacaggtctggggaagggtaccaaaaaatgtctatcattgaaggtccccaagaacaccgtggtctccatcattcttaaacagaagaagtttggaaacaccaagactcttcctagagttggccactCTGCCAAACTGAGGTCACGggggggaagggccttggtcagggagctgaccaagaacccaatagtcactctgacagcgctctagagttctagaaggacaaccatctctgcagcactccaccaataaggtCTTTATGATAAGAGTGGCCAAActaaagccactcctcagtaaaagtcacataacagcctgcttggagtttgccaaaaggcgccTAAAGACTCTTagacatgagaaacaagatcctctgctctgatgaaatgaagattgaactcttttgcctgaagccaagcatcacttctggacaaaacctggcaccatccctatgctgaagcatggtggtggcagaatcatgcggcagggactgggagactaatcaaggatgagggaaagatgaacggagcaaagtatagagagatccttgatgaaaacctgctccagagcgctcaggacctcagactggagcaaaggttcaccttccaacaggacaatgaccctaagcacacagccaagacaacgcaggagtggcattGGGACNNNNNNNNNNNNNNNNNNNNNNNNNNNNNNNNNNNNNNNNNNNNNNNNNNNNNNNNNNNNNNNNNNNNNNNNNNNNNNNNNNNNNNNNNNNNNNNNNNNNGTTttagttttgtacaccagctccAAACTGTTGAAAATACAATAGTTTTGATTATGGAAAATCtgtttcacagcggtttagatcaTACAATAATTCTAAACACTATtcatgcttgttttgtcacattaactgaaattaggcaaactattagaatttgagcaaccaggaaatggaggagcgatttctgcattAAGTTTCTTTCAATTATAGTTTTTTAGTCCTGTCCCTACTGGTAACTGTCTAATATCACCCTCATGTCACACTGATGAAGAAATCAACCATGTTCAACAAGTCCACTTTTGTTCAACAAACATTAAGTACTTTGTTTCACTTATCATTGTCTTTGCATTAAAGTAAAGGTATGCACTCATCTATGTTTACTGAACCAACAGTAGGACATTTACATTTGTTTATTGGGCTCCTTTGTGGCGCAGcggtctcagtgctagaggtgtcactacagaccctggttcaattccaggctgtatcacaaccggctgtgattgggagtccaagaGGGCAGCGCACAGTTGGCTCTGTATTGGGGTAGgccatcaatgtaaataagaatttgttcttaactgacttgccaagttaaataaaggttgaataaaaaatatatttattacatAAATTAAACTGTAGGTTTCATGTGACAACATTTAGCCTGTAATTTAACATTTAGTCCAGGGTTTGTCCCTCTGAGAGACCTCAAAAGCCTTTTAAGCAGTGTTAAAAGTATAAATTATGAAGTGAGCTAATGGGGCATTCTATGTAATTGGTCTCTGCTCTCCTTAGGCAAGTCACTAAGTCACAAAGAACACTGAAATGTTAAGGGAGGTGGGAAGGTACCTGCTTACAGGCCCACTTAAGATTATGGAAATAATGACTTCACATATCTTATATTCCCGATGACATTACGGTCATTAAATTCATGCATTTAATAGTGAGATATTTCATAGAGTTACTAGAGCAAAACTGCAATTATTCAGGTGAAATAATCTCCCTATAATCAGACCTGATTAATGGGATTGTCATGCTGAGAAATCTGACAAACAACTCAAAGGCAAGCAGACAGGATCCACGCCTACGCCATctcaaaataaaaatgtaagtAATGAAAATCCTATACATTTGTCTAAGCTGGAGAGAAGGTTAGAACTATTACTATGAGTTGTCACATGGTCACTCTGCCTTTAGAAAAGATCGGTTAGAGACATTGGCCAGCAATTGAAGCGGCAAAACCTTAATATCCCCAGAGCTTCTCTAACCAAGTGGTCATGTGATCCTCTGGTCATTGAGCAGTAATTATAAGCTGACTGCACAGTCTGTAATCACTAGCGATGATGGTCAGATAATGGTCACATGGATTAGAAGATGAAGACTTAGCATCGTGTTGTCAGCACTTCTAAAAGTCCCCAACTGGTAAAATCGGTCACCAAGCATGGTCCTACCTTTGACAGCATTGTGAGGAAGAGACAAAGATGTCAATGAAGTGTACATCCCTACATCATATGTGCAGACCTGAAGGGGAAGTAGTGATATCTCCTGGACCCTTAAAAAAGTCAAGATAAATAAAAgacaacataaaaaaaacatattcaTAAAGAAGTACAGCATGGATCAACGCAAAGCTTCGACACACATTGATTGAACTCTTTACAACAAGGGTAGGCAACCAGATTCAACCGTTGGCCAATTTCTGTCAGAGTGGATGGTCGCGGGCCAGAACATAAATATTGTCATTTGTACATTGCAAATGATCACAATTCAGCCCAAAAAGAGATTGTATTGGAAAATAACGATAATTTCATtacttgattacattgagacacgaTCACATACAATATGTCTCTTTTTTTTTAGTAAAGAATTCGATCCTGTGCCTCCACAAGAGGAGAAACTCCCACACCGCTGCTCTATAGGCTGAGCCACCTGTGACGTGAAAATTTGAGAACAATGTTTACAATATTCAGCTCATTGGTACTTAAATCTGTTTACAGCACACATATTGACCACGGACTGTATAATATTGGTCATATTAGtgtaaaggggcaatctgcagttgctacgtCAATTTTTCaacttataaattaatgatacgtacccattgattcttgaagaatatcaaTTATTAATGCCTCATGAGATTAGTTCAACTGTCAAACGACATCAGAAGCCTAAAAATAAGCCTTTTTATTCCAATGCTTGTAAACACATAAATGTAAAGAAACACTatgtagcctcaaaacatggtttaaACTATAGTTTgacatcatggatggtcagtccttgcatccatagctttgtatatgaatttgagagtggttatatTTCTCCAGCCTTTTTGGCAAAACGGGCAGGGAAAACAATTTGTTGCTTCAACTGCGAATTGCCTCTTTAAGTAACTATATGTATAAAATTGTAgtaaaatagagacataatagAACACTCCAATCAATAGTTCCTGTGTTGTTGAAAGGGAATATATGTGGTAAACTCGCAaacaccatgtacagtatatcaTTAATTCATGGAAAATGTAATTGATTAAATGACCttgagagcgagaaggagagagagataagagagaggggaaagaaagagagtgagagaaagagagaaaaagagagagagagagagaaagagagagagagaaaaagagagagtgagagagagagagagagagagagaaagagagagagagagagagagagagagagagaaagagagaaaaagagagagagagagagagagagagagagagaaagagagagagaaagagagagaca encodes the following:
- the LOC135548427 gene encoding rho guanine nucleotide exchange factor 9-like isoform X1, with the protein product MMMRMMMLISGGSIVSAEAVWDHVTMADRELAFKAGDVIKVLDASNKDWWWGQIDDEEGWFPASFVRVEPHPPQPQTKQVFYINPIAAPRFQNTTTKLWVNQEESTTVETVEGASPSPSEVQNGHAEASPSSSDCLCLGQTVQNRDQMRANVINEIMSTERHYIKHLKDICEGYFRQCKKRRDMFNDDQLRVIFGNIEDIYRFQMGFVRDLEKQYNTEEPHLSEIGPCFLEHQDGFWIYSEYCNNHVDACMELSRLMKDGRYQHFFEACRLVQQMIDIAIDGFLLTPVQKICKYPLQLAELLKYTVQEHSDYRYVAAALAVMRNVTQQINERKRRLENIDKIAQWQASVLDWEGDDILDRSTELVYTGEMSWIYQPYGRSQTRVFFLFDHQMVLCKKDLIRRDILYYKGRMDMDRYNLVDAVDGRDDDFNVSVKNAFKLSNKDSDEIHIFLAKKLEEKLRWLKAFHEERKMVQEDEKIGFEISEYQKRQAAMTVRRMTKQKGHRSVPPGYPPPMDPMNPGQYLVGDGMEQSEFEFPEPERCKSPFWQSFSRLTPFRK
- the LOC135548427 gene encoding rho guanine nucleotide exchange factor 9-like isoform X2, which produces MADRELAFKAGDVIKVLDASNKDWWWGQIDDEEGWFPASFVRVEPHPPQPQTKQVFYINPIAAPRFQNTTTKLWVNQEESTTVETVEGASPSPSEVQNGHAEASPSSSDCLCLGQTVQNRDQMRANVINEIMSTERHYIKHLKDICEGYFRQCKKRRDMFNDDQLRVIFGNIEDIYRFQMGFVRDLEKQYNTEEPHLSEIGPCFLEHQDGFWIYSEYCNNHVDACMELSRLMKDGRYQHFFEACRLVQQMIDIAIDGFLLTPVQKICKYPLQLAELLKYTVQEHSDYRYVAAALAVMRNVTQQINERKRRLENIDKIAQWQASVLDWEGDDILDRSTELVYTGEMSWIYQPYGRSQTRVFFLFDHQMVLCKKDLIRRDILYYKGRMDMDRYNLVDAVDGRDDDFNVSVKNAFKLSNKDSDEIHIFLAKKLEEKLRWLKAFHEERKMVQEDEKIGFEISEYQKRQAAMTVRRMTKQKGHRSVPPGYPPPMDPMNPGQYLVGDGMEQSEFEFPEPERCKSPFWQSFSRLTPFRK
- the LOC135548427 gene encoding rho guanine nucleotide exchange factor 9-like isoform X3 produces the protein MMMRMMMLISGGSIVSAEAVWDHVTMADRELAFKAGDVIKVLDASNKDWWWGQIDDEEGWFPASFVRLWVNQEESTTVETVEGASPSPSEVQNGHAEASPSSSDCLCLGQTVQNRDQMRANVINEIMSTERHYIKHLKDICEGYFRQCKKRRDMFNDDQLRVIFGNIEDIYRFQMGFVRDLEKQYNTEEPHLSEIGPCFLEHQDGFWIYSEYCNNHVDACMELSRLMKDGRYQHFFEACRLVQQMIDIAIDGFLLTPVQKICKYPLQLAELLKYTVQEHSDYRYVAAALAVMRNVTQQINERKRRLENIDKIAQWQASVLDWEGDDILDRSTELVYTGEMSWIYQPYGRSQTRVFFLFDHQMVLCKKDLIRRDILYYKGRMDMDRYNLVDAVDGRDDDFNVSVKNAFKLSNKDSDEIHIFLAKKLEEKLRWLKAFHEERKMVQEDEKIGFEISEYQKRQAAMTVRRMTKQKGHRSVPPGYPPPMDPMNPGQYLVGDGMEQSEFEFPEPERCKSPFWQSFSRLTPFRK